The following proteins come from a genomic window of Sardina pilchardus chromosome 13, fSarPil1.1, whole genome shotgun sequence:
- the tmem160 gene encoding transmembrane protein 160 translates to MAALSTSWIRYRNFPRLASQFYRVLKNAAPQMSATSVRRLHRSPRSWVVEKGAWGKSRLPEPHQLTELDKADALMLRKSHETGFLSWFRNGLLATGIGVIAFVQSDVGREAAYAFFILGGVCVSFGGASYVGSLLTLRRFMLLSLPAALLQAAVVSSAALFWLCAVSLYVGRLEVEIIHEDDDEYDDDDDDRHHRGGGRRRGEDEDDDNNHNGGRGECADCKARRNGRQDK, encoded by the exons ATGGCCGCACTTAGCACTAGTTGGATAAGGTATCGGAATTTTCCTCGACTTGCGTCTCAATTTTACCGTGTCCTGAAGAATGCAGCGCCCCAGATGTCAGCCACGTCGGTTCGGCGACTACACCGGAGTCCACGCTCGTGGGTCGTGGAGAAGGGTGCGTGGGGCAAATCCCGACTGCCAGAGCCTCATCAACTGACAGAACTGGACAAGGCAGATGCTCTG ATGCTACGGAAATCTCATGAAACAG GGTTCCTCTCCTGGTTCCGGAACGGTCTGTTGGCCACAGGAATTGGCGTCATCGCCTTTGTGCAGAGTGACGTGGGACGAGAGGCCGCCTACG CCTTCTTCATCCTGGGCGGCGTGTGCGTGTCGTTCGGCGGCGCCTCCTACGTGGGCAGCCTGCTGACGCTGCGCCGCTTCATGCTGCTGTCGCTGCCCGCCGCGCTGCTCCAGGCGGCCGTGGTGTCCAGCGCCGCCCTCTTCTGGCTCTGCGCCGTCTCGCTCTACGTGGGCCGCCTGGAGGTGGAGATCATCCACGAGGACGACGACGAgtacgacgacgacgacgacgaccgCCACCACcgaggaggaggcaggaggagaggagaggacgaggacgacgacaacaaccacaacggggggaggggggagtgcgCCGACTGCAAGGCCCGCCGGAATGGACGGCAAGataagtga